In Longimicrobium sp., a single genomic region encodes these proteins:
- a CDS encoding alpha/beta fold hydrolase — protein sequence MRQGLMGSLLLLAAACAAPGGARVGGVSPAVVDTGRVAVQGGELFYEARGQGPPVVLLHAGARYDHTMWDGQVQALARRHRVIRYDLRGFGRSSRPSGPFSPPADLLRVLEALGVERASLVGLGMGSGVAINFALQHPERVDRLVLASLGAPPPNVPRPPGSPDLASPQGREQLRTLRMPILLIAGGADAAPGLRHETIVEQEVPGVRRVVVPGVGELVNLERPDDFNRLILDFLAGGRR from the coding sequence ATGCGACAGGGCTTGATGGGGAGTTTGCTCTTGCTGGCCGCCGCGTGCGCCGCCCCGGGTGGCGCGCGAGTGGGCGGGGTCTCACCGGCGGTGGTGGATACCGGGCGTGTGGCGGTGCAGGGCGGGGAGCTGTTCTACGAGGCGCGCGGCCAGGGCCCGCCCGTCGTGCTGCTGCACGCGGGTGCCCGGTACGACCACACGATGTGGGACGGGCAGGTGCAGGCGCTCGCCCGCCGCCACCGGGTGATCCGCTACGACCTTCGGGGTTTCGGCCGGTCCAGCCGCCCGAGCGGACCGTTCTCGCCGCCGGCGGACCTGCTCCGCGTGCTGGAGGCGCTGGGGGTGGAAAGGGCCTCCCTGGTGGGGCTGGGGATGGGGAGCGGGGTCGCGATCAACTTTGCGCTTCAGCACCCGGAGCGGGTGGACCGCCTGGTGCTGGCGTCGCTGGGAGCGCCGCCGCCGAACGTGCCGCGCCCGCCGGGCTCCCCGGACCTGGCCTCGCCGCAGGGGCGCGAACAGCTGCGCACGCTCCGCATGCCGATCCTCCTGATCGCCGGCGGCGCCGACGCCGCTCCCGGGCTGCGCCACGAGACCATCGTAGAGCAGGAGGTGCCCGGCGTTCGGCGGGTGGTGGTCCCGGGCGTCGGCGAGCTGGTGAACCTGGAACGCCCGGACGACTTCAACCGGCTGATCTTGGACTTTCTGGCCGGCGGCAGGCGGTGA